The DNA segment GAGTAGTTTGGTATGAGCTCTTTTTTAGGGAAAAAAAATACTAATATGATTCTTAATTTTATCAAAATTTTTTGCATAACAGTATAATTTTCAGAGTtttattctagaaatataaaaCACTTACCAATTGGATTACTTACCCatatttagttaaaaaaaaaaactctattaATTATCTACTTAGTCATAACAATATTTAGTTAAAAAAACTCCATTAATTATCTACTTAGTCATGTTTGTTTTGTGCGCTATAAATGAATGACTGATAACAGACAATACAtagtattttaaaaaaaatccacatTTTTCATGTCGTCGTGATCTGTCTCCTTATTTTATGATATTGGTACGTCAGTATTTTCTAAATGCTTAACCTACATTCTTTATTGCTATATGTTCATTTTCATTTCCCTTATATTACATACGAAATACACAGAAACTATTTGCCAGTGTTTCTTGACATTTATGAAGTTTTTTCAAAACACTAATAAGTAAGTCATTAAAAAAACTGACCTTGCCACAATACATATTTTCGCGTATGTTAGACTCTCTCTATTTCATGTAGATAAAGCCTACAATAAACGAATGAAAACACATCTCACAAAATAGCGTGTATTTGTACTCTAATGCAAGCTCATATATATTAAATGATTGTTATTGTTTAATGATTTATTTAGTAATTTGTTAAATTGAACTCTCTAGAGTTTAAGAAGACTAAAGTTGCAATTCAACTTGATGTCTAATGATTGATATCCAGGTGAATCCATGGGTAAGTTGGGCCCATGTTACTATAATATGATTTTAGAGGAAAAAAGTGTGAAGCTGAAGTTTAAGGGCCTATATGACAATTGAAGAAAGTAAAGGGGGTTGGCAAATGTAAATGCACATAAAACTTAACAACCGATAGAATTATTACACGTATAAAATGACGGCGGTGCATATCAACCTTCTTCGTTTAGCGCGTGATTGCACTCTCCTAGTCCTCACCACAAGTTGACTTGGGTCTCATTTGGCAGCAATAAAACACCAGCTCAAgtcttctatatatatatatatatatatatatatatatatatatttttatttattagaaaATGTGGCATATTTACATATTATCAGTAAGGTTTTGGCACAAAtgggtaaacttttttttttattttttttccaatCTTGTAAAGCACGTATTTTAGTCCCATAACTCAAAAAAATCGTATATTTACTTTAGTAGAGTAATTACACATAATTACTCTAATAGTGTAAATAcacattttttttatatatattttgcaACTAAACATGCCTAAATGGGAAAAAAAACTTAAGAAAAAATATCTTCTTTCACTTCTTATGTTAAGACTCATTTATATGTTAAGACCCATTTGTATTTAATATTTACACTACATATTATCATGTTATATTAGTATTACTGATCCTTTTGCTACATAAACATAAATCAAATTATTAATGTACATATTTGCATGCCTTTAAAATCTCTAAAAATGTTCATGATTATAGCATATTTTCAAGATCATATTTTAAATAGTTACCTATTTTTATATTctaaaacaaaataatataattattagATGATTATAGAGTTATCACTCCTCTTGTCATTAATTATTATTCAGTTTTAATTTTATCACCTAAGTTTAGATGATACGATCCGACCCGGGTGTGCAACCCGACCCATGAAGACTTAGTTAAAAAAATGAAACACACTTTTATTTTGCATGCATTTAGAGTCAAAGTCCACGTTTCCATTTAATGTTCGTGTAGTCTTATTTCTAGTTCCATGTTCTGCATTATAGTTCCACTTCATGTTAACAGTTTAATTTATGCATTCCCTTATTTATATTGCACTTGCAATTGAGAAGAAATTTTAGAGAAGAAAATTGTTAGCAAAATTTAGTCTTGTTCTTTATCTTTTTTTCTTAGAGCCTAACCCACTCTACGGGTATCTATCGGAAGATTGACCATCTCGAATCGGTCTCTAACATTAGATTTGATCATAGATTGAAGGGTTGTAAACTTTCAACATGAGACGATAACACAACACGATCAAATACGAATCTCACCAACTTGTATCAAGTTCGAACTACCAACCCGTAAACAACAGTCTCACATTCTTAATGGTAGTTAACATTTCAATCCaaatctatatatctatatttaCCACCTTTATATCTGTACAACTCAAAATTCATATGTTACTTCTTTTCACTGTGTTTAAATTTAAATGAAACTTATATCGAAAACCCAATGTTTCAGACAAATAATAAGCTGTATAAACCTACTGAATCTAATGTTTTAGTTAATTCTAGATGATATGATAAAAGAAATACAACTATTAAAATTTCGAACCCTTTGATGTAAAGCATGTTAGATTTTTCTCGTTAATGCATGAAGTCTGTAACAAGTATATGTTAAAATGAACATAGTCAATTTAGAATTTAGAAATGATATATAGATTAAACTTGACATCATTAGTATTTGATTGTACTGGGTAtggttattattattttgatattttagtatataaaattagttTTCAGTGCATTAATCACTTGACTTCCATCAAAGGATTTATATTTTTCATATATATTTAGGTATGTATATTCTCCTCCCAAGTATTAATTTCCATATGTATTAAAAATAAATTTCAGAGCAAAAGTGGAAAAAATCAtatttaacccaaagtttttggGATCTTAACCTGCTTTCCTGTAGTAACCAAAATGAAAAAACAAAATTTCATCTTCAGCTGAATCTTACAAAGATTAGAGATGAAGGTTAAGCATAGCTAATGTTCTTCAAtaaaaaaatctgaaaaaaaatCAATTTGAATATGATATTAAACAATAACTCAATTTCTCAAATAGTGCTAAAAGAAGCGACGGATAATTTACCTTAAGATGATCAACGGTACTGCAGCAAGGATTGATAATCCGAATGTGAATATTTTGAAACCTAATATACTAGAAGCATAATCTGTTTATCTAAATATTAGAAAACAATTATTGCAGCTTAATGTTACAATAATCCAACACTGCAGATTTATCTTGAAAACAGAAACTATAAGCACCTGATTATGGTCCTGTCAATTTGATTCAGTTAGCAGATTCATGTATGTGTTCAAGGGGTTCATCATTCATGACGAGAGGAATTAACTACCTCATATACATACAATGTCATAGCTAAAATAAGGTTAAATTGATCATTAACGTTTCTGATGATATTTAGTTTAAAAGATGGAGAAACTATTTGGAATCTGAAGGTCGCTGTTGATTACTAGACACAATGTTTGTTGGTGCTAGTGTGGGTGCTGCCATTGGTTGAAGCGCCACATTAGCAGGGTTAAGTTGTGTGTATGGCATTGTTATATTTGGTGCCATCGTGCCTTGACCCTACATAACAAGAACAAGAAAGAAAGTAAAGAAAATGAGTTTAAAAACATTATATAGTTGTACAAAATTTTGGTGGGTGGAATGTGATATCCCGAATTGTTGGGCTGCAAATGAacgaatgaacacaaacaaggccttgttcgtgttcgtttgataGAGAAATACATGTGTTCATAAACAATTCATGAACACTTTTGCCGAAAAAGATATTTTGTTCGTGTTCACtcattaaggaaatgaatgtgttcgtgttcgtgttcgtttgtgtttgttcattaaTTTTGGGTACCCAACACAAATGAACGTTCATGAGCACAAATGAATACAGATAAGCGTTCATGAACATGAAGAGAAACGAATATATATTAAAATTTGAATAAAGTGATCATTTTTTACCATAGACATTAAGTAGATCCACCCAAAATATACAAACCTAATCATCCAAAAATACTTGAGTACTTAACATAATCTTGATAAACGTAATTAACATAAAACAATGTCTcaaaaacaaacgaacataaccTAATTTTAGTTACCGAACATAAACGAATGACCATAAAAGAaatgttaccgaacgttcacgaacatataTGAACGAACGCGGCCtctgtttgtgttcgttcatttattaaacgaacacaaacgaatttCCCGCCGAACTGTTCATGAACTGCTCACTGAAAGTTCgtttcgtttgcagccctaccaAATTGTATAGGGGCAGATCTAGTGTGTATAATCTGGTTGATggttatacacacacacacactcgcGTGCTACCTACGACAATATGTGCAGATTCGGCAAAAAGCCATAGGGTTTTTTCCACGTTTTTAAAATAGATTTTGGTAAAAAGAAAGTTGATTTTGTAAAAAGGACCCTAAGTTTTGTAGCTTTTATTGATGAAATTGTGAACTTAAAATTGAATTTAAGAGCATAATAGTCATTTTACACCAAAGTTAAAGTAGGGTGGCCCTTTTGGCGTTTTCTTTTAACAGCTGGAAGGCCTTTTGGAAAACGTTCACATATTGAAGACACCTTTTTATACATTCACTTCTAAATTGAAACATACCTGTTGGTCATGGCTAATATTTTGCATCAGATTCGACATCACAGCAAGCTTTTGCACGTGATTCTGATGTAAATCTTTTGGCATTTGTTGTTGTAGCTGTTGGTATTGTTGCATCTGCATATTATATTCTTGCaattgttgctgttgctgttgctggtaCACCTGTAGCCAATACTGCTGGTACTGTTCCTGTTGATAAAACTGGTGATACTGCTGTTGCGGTTGAaactgttgttgctgctgctgcttttgttgttgttgttgttgttgttgttggatgTACTGTTGCATTTGCAGCCATTGTTGCTGATTCTGGTATTGATATTGCCACGTTTGGTTATAAGTTTGTGGGTTCTGAACCACCCCTGGTTGTTCATTACTTTGCACGGGATACTGCACCACTGGTTGACCGTTGTGGGTGAACACATGTGATTGGGCTGCAGTAGCAGGGTTCTGCGGCTGCTGCACATTTGGCACATGTTCAGAAGCAGTAAGCATGTTGTTAGTTTCGCAAGTTTCCGTATTTCGTGAAGGAATTTGATGTGGGTCCgtttctggttctggttcaggttCAAGTTCATCTGCTTTGTGTTGTTTCGTAGCAGATTCGGTCACCGGAACAGTGTTTTGATCGGATACAGAAGGATTCGTTGTGATTTGATCATCTTTTTGGGATACGTGTAGATCGTCGTTTTGTGATAAATTTCTAGGTTGATGTTTTAAACCTTCTAATTCTCCGGCTGCATCATCTTCGGATTGCTGAAAACGGGTGCTTTTCTTCAAGAAAATGTCATTATCCTTTTCTTTATGCTGGTTTACTGTAGGCTGGGGAGTGTCGATGGGTTGACTTTTGGAAGTCAACGACTTGTGTTCTTCACGCTCAATACTACGAACCCTTGATGGCTGCTTAGAAACAAGACGAGGGGTCTTTTTTCTTGGTTTTTTGGGTTCATTTGAAAGCCGATTGGAAGGGTATTTGTGTAAAAAGGTACTACTCCTTATGAGACGTGGAAAATATTTTATGTGACGGTTCCATGCCTTTCTTATGTCATGGATTGTTCCACAGTAGTCAACAAACTACACATTAGATAAAGTTGACTGTAATTAACAATcaaaattattaaaatttaaaataacatgATTTTTAACTTCCAGACAGAATATCAAACCTTCAAATACAATTTTGATAAATCCTCGCGATCTTTGGAGCTTAAACCTTGGGATCCATCTGATCCACAAGTTATAGCGGTACCGACAACGTCATTCACTACATCCAAATGTCTTGATCCTTCGTGCAGCATTGCAAAATTTATCAATTCCTACAAAAATAGTATACCAATTAGTCCATTTCTCTTTCTCCTCCTTTATTCAATTATCTCCTATCTTCGTAGATATTAATATCTGGTTGTGAAGTGATCCGTCAATAGGAACACTTCTAGCTAGTGTTGGCAATTTTAACCCATTTGTATACAAATGGATCGACTTGGGTTATATTTAGGTTAAGCTACAAGATTTATCTGAAAAGGAAACTCTTCACATGGATAGAACGGATCAAACagattaaaattttaaaagtcATCCGAAACATACTTAAATACATAAAACATAACAGCATGTTTTTGCAATCCTATTAAGTATTAATACGTTAACTATTTATAAAGCCACAGTAGTTTTCGACAAAGAACAAAGATACCTCTAGAAGTAATCTAGAAAAAGGCACTTGCTGAATACCGGATTTTAGCAAGTCAATAGCAGCATCTGCACTACCAGTGATCTACAAACAGACAGTGTTCCACAATTAGAAAGAATATGACAATCCAAAAGCATATTTATACAAGAAGCTTATTTACATATTTTAACCCTTGAACTTGTGAAATGTACACAACAATCCGTCATTCGGTATGAATTTTCTTTTATTACAATGTGTGACATTTTTAGGTAATAGATAGATGGTATGAAAACGTTTTATAATGCATGTATAGATGGGTCAATTTGGGGTTAATATATGCTCTTAAAAAAATTGATAATACTTCATAAAGACTAAATATTGAACTCCTTCAGAGTTTCAGACGAaaaacaaaatgaaggcatgcatcATGTATATGTTAAAAATGACAATTTCAAAAGCATTAAATAATTAgaatttgaaaagttaaaaatgacAATTTCAAAACCGAACTATATGCATTGTACATCGAATGTTAAGAATTAGGCcggtaaatgaaccgaacgaacacaaacagaGGCATGttctttaaccgaacacgaacatataatcgaacacatttttttttgttcatgtcCGTTCGTTTAAAACTTAAACGAACAGTCCATGAACGTAAAcgaacaaaaacaaacaaacttaaatgaaCATAATTTAACAGACaataaacaacacaaatgaacataattgaacatgcataaatgaacacaaattaACATAATTGACTAAACATACACGAAGATAAAGTAgctttttatataaattagtgattAATTACGCCAAATTCAATTGGAAATCTCATTTTTATTACTACAAAGCCCAATTattaattagttatatttatataggtAGTTAGAAAATTccttttatgtttaatatttatataaatataactacttatGTATTTAAATTGGAGCGAACATAAACTAATGTAAATatacgaacataaatgaacgaacaaaacGTGTGTTCATGTTTGCTGAAAGCCCAATTattaattagttatatttatataggtAGTTAGAAAATTccttttatgtttaatatttatataaatataactacttatgtatttaaattggagcgaacataaacaaatgtaaataaacgaacataaatgaacgaacaaaaaattgtgttcatgttcgttcatttattaactaaacgaacttcccgccaaacaagttgacgaacagttcatgaacgttcaaTTCGTTTACAGGCCTGTTAAGAATTGCATCATGCATATGTTACTAAAGCGCAGACTTTCATCCATTGGTAGCAAGAAGTATAGTCAATTGAATAGAAATAACTAAAGAACCTTTAGTAGCTAAAATTATAAGTTTAAATACCAGAAATTTAAGGCGGAAAAGGTGAATATACAGGATGGGAATGACACTAATTTTCTGCTTCTCTGCTGCCATTTTGAGTGCTTTGTCATAAATTCCCAAAGCTTTATCCATATTTCCCTGTTTATCATCAACAGTCAGTTACAGACACGATCAATCACGAAAAACTCAAGACAATTCTCACGATTGCTTACCAGACGTGTTTCCATATTAGCCGCATGTATTGCAGTATCAACTATAGACGAATCAGACTCAGTATCACAAAGATGAAACGCAGCACGAGCTCCCTCAATATCTCCTATTTTCTCTCTAAATCTTGCATTGAAAATGTGCACCTCTGACACATTCTGCATAAAATATATAAGAAACGTAAAATGATCAATCCAATTCCTCTCAGACTAGCTTTGAAACTCtttcaaaaatttctatacgacgCATATGATATGTTAGAAACAATttcaaattttacaaaaatacCTTCCAATTTATCTAGTGACAGTGTTAAAGATGAAGTGATCCTCTTCATAttgtaattatattatatatataacaaaagaGGGTGTCTTAGGAATAGTTCCTAAGACACAACCTCTATTCATTTATGGTTTTTCTTTAcaaaatttacaataatgccatAAAGGGTTTTTTGTGTATTCAATCTTTCAACTTTTAGCATTGTCACTTACACCCCCTCAGCTttctaaaaactttataaaatgtcattttgacccccctcgagttttacgTGCTTAATTTTATGTACGTggatcaaatataatacgttttcgtgcttatttttatgatgttttcgtgcttatttttatgtatgtttttattGGTAtttttgtttggaaacgagttaggtcacatataatacgttttcactaTGCGGTAtaattcgagttactttacgtttcgacTCCGTCGCAACACATGGTACCATTCTTTAACAtaaaaaacactattttcttaTGTGCTCATTTTTAAGTACGTTTCGTTATGAATCCAAGTTTGTTTAAGTTTCAATGTAAATTTTCTCGGTAATGAGGCAGATCAAATATAacacgttttcgtgcttattctCATGTGCGTTTTCGGTTGGTCTACGTTTTTACGTAAATTTTGTTCAAAAATGAGTCATGTCAAATATTTGACGACATAAGTTCGagttactttatgttatgttttgACGCAACCGCAACGCGCAGCGGGTCAAAATACTAGTTTATCAAAAATACTAATGAACAAATCATCTCCAAATTATATTCAACAACAAACCTTTAGAAATACTTGTGTAGCCCTCTCCAAAGCAAAATTTGCTAGTTCTCGTCCCCCTTTGGATTCCATAAACTCCACATAACGCATCCAGAATTCAGGGTAATTAGCGCAAGGAATTAAGCATCTTTCGTAGATTTTTACAGCCTGTAAGTAGACATCGGCTACAATTACTTCATCTTATTTAACAAAATCAAGTATCCAGCTGCACAATATTCAAGCATACCCAGTCAAAGTCCTCTTGCTTCTCAATGAAATCCAGATAATTATGCCAGTTTTGTAGATCCTCGTCATCAAGTGGTTTTACATTAAAAAGATCTCGCTCCATATAGTTCTCAAAGTAATCTATTTCTTCATGCAATCCGCATGATTTGTAATAATATAGCTCCGCAATGGCAATTAATTTATTTAGAGCTTTTGACCTCTGGTCAACACTGGAGGAATCTTGCAGTTCCTTAATGACGTTACAGATTTCGTCATCAGGCGTGACGGCTTCTATGTTTGATTCAGCTACAAATGGTTCAAGATTGGAACTTCTTGAAAATGACATATCCTCTTCCACAAAAGCAGCAAACTctttaaaactaaaatatatcGATACAAATTTAAAATCAGAACCATTGTAACAAAGACAAAAGTTATGATGAAGTACTTTAAAAGTAAGGTAAGACATACTTGTCGTAATACTTGTGTAAACTCTTTGTTGGAAACTTTAGGGCCCGGATAAGTATGTGTGCAAGAAAACTCCATTGCTGCTGAGTTAACTCAAATCGGATGTACAAATCCCATAATCGATGACATAAGAAATCCTTTCCAACAAAAGACAGCCCCCTTTCAAATGTTCTGTAAAGTAAAAGAGAATAAAtgaaatcaaatttttttttctgattttgtGACAACTGACTGAAAAGGACTCGTATAAttatcattttatttttatttcaattAAATAGTATAAGATGCAAATCACCTCCCTTACTCCTACAATCCTATTATGATATCATTATTGAAGAATGTGACAGCAGAATTTCAGAATGGTAGAAATAGATCAAAACTTGTCAATTAATAAATATAATAGTGAATATAGAAGTTACCGACGAACGTCAAATGGGTCAGCAAAAGCATGTATACTGAAGCTACAATAGTCAACCCACAATCCAACAGAATATGTTGCAGATTGCACTGCCTGTTCAAATACTTCAACAGCCTTATCCACATTGCAAAGCCGTTCCATGTGATCTGCATACTTCTTCCAATATCCATGACACAATGGGAACCAAGAAAGAAACGACTCGTAAACTGACGATATTGCTTTTATGTTGTCCTGCAGTAAACTTAAATGATATTATTTTGCAATATCAACCAAATAAACTATTGTATTTGGTTTGGGTAAGAGGTCAAATGGAAACCTTTTGTGACATGTCAAAATAAACTGGGTTGGATTGACCCGTTAGCAAACCCGATGGTTATTTTGTCTTCCTTTTTTTAGATGTCATGAATACTTGATAGGCTCGATATGATTACAAAAACTAAAATCACAGGATTTATccaaattattttattaaatcaatTTGGGAGGTGGTAAACACTTACATATCCTATGGCCCACTATTAACCCATTTCCTATTAGCTAGATTTTCTAATTTACTAGTTCAGTAGCGATCATTTATAAACCAATTTGGTCCACTTCCTGTACCAATGTTCATCTCAACAAGCTAATCCATATATTATCAATTTGTCATTACTCTCGCTACTGCCTCTTATGACAATGAGACCCAGTATCCGATTTTGCTCTATCAAACtgtctttttataaaaatatgattCTTAATAAGAACTACAAGGAAGATTAAAAGTATATACAATATATATAACTATATGCAATAATGCAAAGGAGCTCACCGAGTAAGTTTTCTCAACCTCTGTAATGAGTGAAGTCCAAGAATCGAAGTCCAATGAGTCACCAGCAACAACTTCATAAGCTTCTTCAGGAGAACCAACTGCTAATCAATTGCAAAATTAGAGCTGAACTACAGCTTTTGAAGCATAAATAGAGTACATTCGGTTATGGTTCATGATGAAAAAGATTCAGAAAAATACTATTTGTGCAAGGAAAGGATGCTTGCAACCTGTTTCCCTTGCATGAACCACACAGGTAAGAACGATAGTGCAAAACTAACTTAGTGAAACAATTCCAGATCGAAAGTACTGGAAACGAAAAATAAATTTAAGTAAATGTAAACAAAACAAAAGTTGAACATTTACATAtagatacttaatattacaaccAAAGAAAGGGCAGCACATTACATTAAAGAGCTTTAAAACTAAATGCTTTATAAATCTAATGCTTGTATTCCTGCCACTGATTTCAACTCAGCGTTTGTTAATTACTGGGATACGCGTAATGTAGAGCAAGCTTAAATTAACAATGTAGACAATGATCCACAAACTAGGAGTATTTTTACAGAACAAGTAAGCAACAATAGCTAACTTCCAACTGGAATTTCGAATTTGCCTGAAAGGCAGTGCTCATCAAATGCAATTATCGTGCTATGAAGTCTCGATAATTTATTAATTTTAACTACACTGTTTAACAGAAGTCATAAACTAACTCTAATTCTGACTTTCTAAGCATCTGGGCCCAAATATCCCAATTCAGTTCTGAGTGTAATCTAAAAAGGGAGAGGATGCTGGTTTTCTTAACATTTAGAGCTAAATCATGAGAAACATGTAAGAAAACAAAATGCTGATATAAATCAAAACCTAATTACTACAAACTTTAGCTAACTCATCAATAATCACCTTCCACACAAGGTAAATAAAACATCTTAAACTCCGTTGATGTTATAATAACAATATATACGATATCCGAATTCAAATGTGAATGTgtaatacaatcatcatcacaaaATACATACAAACATTCAACACCAACTGTAAACCCTAACGG comes from the Helianthus annuus cultivar XRQ/B chromosome 4, HanXRQr2.0-SUNRISE, whole genome shotgun sequence genome and includes:
- the LOC110937390 gene encoding pre-mRNA-processing factor 39 isoform X4 — encoded protein: MKLLLVTHWTSILGLHSLQRLRKLTRLLQDNIKAISSVYESFLSWFPLCHGYWKKYADHMERLCNVDKAVEVFEQAVQSATYSVGLWVDYCSFSIHAFADPFDVRRTFERGLSFVGKDFLCHRLWDLYIRFELTQQQWSFLAHILIRALKFPTKSLHKYYDNFKEFAAFVEEDMSFSRSSNLEPFVAESNIEAVTPDDEICNVIKELQDSSSVDQRSKALNKLIAIAELYYYKSCGLHEEIDYFENYMERDLFNVKPLDDEDLQNWHNYLDFIEKQEDFDWAVKIYERCLIPCANYPEFWMRYVEFMESKGGRELANFALERATQVFLKNVSEVHIFNARFREKIGDIEGARAAFHLCDTESDSSIVDTAIHAANMETRLGNMDKALGIYDKALKMAAEKQKISVIPILYIHLFRLKFLITGSADAAIDLLKSGIQQVPFSRLLLEELINFAMLHEGSRHLDVVNDVVGTAITCGSDGSQGLSSKDREDLSKLYLKFVDYCGTIHDIRKAWNRHIKYFPRLIRSSTFLHKYPSNRLSNEPKKPRKKTPRLVSKQPSRVRSIEREEHKSLTSKSQPIDTPQPTVNQHKEKDNDIFLKKSTRFQQSEDDAAGELEGLKHQPRNLSQNDDLHVSQKDDQITTNPSVSDQNTVPVTESATKQHKADELEPEPEPETDPHQIPSRNTETCETNNMLTASEHVPNVQQPQNPATAAQSHVFTHNGQPVVQYPVQSNEQPGVVQNPQTYNQTWQYQYQNQQQWLQMQQYIQQQQQQQQQKQQQQQQFQPQQQYHQFYQQEQYQQYWLQVYQQQQQQQLQEYNMQMQQYQQLQQQMPKDLHQNHVQKLAVMSNLMQNISHDQQGQGTMAPNITMPYTQLNPANVALQPMAAPTLAPTNIVSSNQQRPSDSK
- the LOC110937390 gene encoding pre-mRNA-processing factor 39 isoform X3, with the protein product MDLLILANAADAMETVSDIGSPEEAYEVVAGDSLDFDSWTSLITEVEKTYSDNIKAISSVYESFLSWFPLCHGYWKKYADHMERLCNVDKAVEVFEQAVQSATYSVGLWVDYCSFSIHAFADPFDVRRTFERGLSFVGKDFLCHRLWDLYIRFELTQQQWSFLAHILIRALKFPTKSLHKYYDNFKEFAAFVEEDMSFSRSSNLEPFVAESNIEAVTPDDEICNVIKELQDSSSVDQRSKALNKLIAIAELYYYKSCGLHEEIDYFENYMERDLFNVKPLDDEDLQNWHNYLDFIEKQEDFDWAVKIYERCLIPCANYPEFWMRYVEFMESKGGRELANFALERATQVFLKNVSEVHIFNARFREKIGDIEGARAAFHLCDTESDSSIVDTAIHAANMETRLGNMDKALGIYDKALKMAAEKQKISVIPILYIHLFRLKFLITGSADAAIDLLKSGIQQVPFSRLLLEELINFAMLHEGSRHLDVVNDVVGTAITCGSDGSQGLSSKDREDLSKLYLKFVDYCGTIHDIRKAWNRHIKYFPRLIRSSTFLHKYPSNRLSNEPKKPRKKTPRLVSKQPSRVRSIEREEHKSLTSKSQPIDTPQPTVNQHKEKDNDIFLKKSTRFQQSEDDAAGELEGLKHQPRNLSQNDDLHVSQKDDQITTNPSVSDQNTVPVTESATKQHKADELEPEPEPETDPHQIPSRNTETCETNNMLTASEHVPNVQQPQNPATAAQSHVFTHNGQPVVQYPVQSNEQPGVVQNPQTYNQTWQYQYQNQQQWLQMQQYIQQQQQQQQQKQQQQQQFQPQQQYHQFYQQEQYQQYWLQVYQQQQQQQLQEYNMQMQQYQQLQQQMPKDLHQNHVQKLAVMSNLMQNISHDQQGQGTMAPNITMPYTQLNPANVALQPMAAPTLAPTNIVSSNQQRPSDSK
- the LOC110937390 gene encoding pre-mRNA-processing factor 39 isoform X1 produces the protein MDLLILANAADAMETVSDSQFFTLLLVLLKKLMKLLLVTHWTSILGLHSLQRLRKLTRLLQDNIKAISSVYESFLSWFPLCHGYWKKYADHMERLCNVDKAVEVFEQAVQSATYSVGLWVDYCSFSIHAFADPFDVRRTFERGLSFVGKDFLCHRLWDLYIRFELTQQQWSFLAHILIRALKFPTKSLHKYYDNFKEFAAFVEEDMSFSRSSNLEPFVAESNIEAVTPDDEICNVIKELQDSSSVDQRSKALNKLIAIAELYYYKSCGLHEEIDYFENYMERDLFNVKPLDDEDLQNWHNYLDFIEKQEDFDWAVKIYERCLIPCANYPEFWMRYVEFMESKGGRELANFALERATQVFLKNVSEVHIFNARFREKIGDIEGARAAFHLCDTESDSSIVDTAIHAANMETRLGNMDKALGIYDKALKMAAEKQKISVIPILYIHLFRLKFLITGSADAAIDLLKSGIQQVPFSRLLLEELINFAMLHEGSRHLDVVNDVVGTAITCGSDGSQGLSSKDREDLSKLYLKFVDYCGTIHDIRKAWNRHIKYFPRLIRSSTFLHKYPSNRLSNEPKKPRKKTPRLVSKQPSRVRSIEREEHKSLTSKSQPIDTPQPTVNQHKEKDNDIFLKKSTRFQQSEDDAAGELEGLKHQPRNLSQNDDLHVSQKDDQITTNPSVSDQNTVPVTESATKQHKADELEPEPEPETDPHQIPSRNTETCETNNMLTASEHVPNVQQPQNPATAAQSHVFTHNGQPVVQYPVQSNEQPGVVQNPQTYNQTWQYQYQNQQQWLQMQQYIQQQQQQQQQKQQQQQQFQPQQQYHQFYQQEQYQQYWLQVYQQQQQQQLQEYNMQMQQYQQLQQQMPKDLHQNHVQKLAVMSNLMQNISHDQQGQGTMAPNITMPYTQLNPANVALQPMAAPTLAPTNIVSSNQQRPSDSK
- the LOC110937390 gene encoding pre-mRNA-processing factor 39 isoform X2, with amino-acid sequence MDLLILANAADAMETVSDTVGSPEEAYEVVAGDSLDFDSWTSLITEVEKTYSDNIKAISSVYESFLSWFPLCHGYWKKYADHMERLCNVDKAVEVFEQAVQSATYSVGLWVDYCSFSIHAFADPFDVRRTFERGLSFVGKDFLCHRLWDLYIRFELTQQQWSFLAHILIRALKFPTKSLHKYYDNFKEFAAFVEEDMSFSRSSNLEPFVAESNIEAVTPDDEICNVIKELQDSSSVDQRSKALNKLIAIAELYYYKSCGLHEEIDYFENYMERDLFNVKPLDDEDLQNWHNYLDFIEKQEDFDWAVKIYERCLIPCANYPEFWMRYVEFMESKGGRELANFALERATQVFLKNVSEVHIFNARFREKIGDIEGARAAFHLCDTESDSSIVDTAIHAANMETRLGNMDKALGIYDKALKMAAEKQKISVIPILYIHLFRLKFLITGSADAAIDLLKSGIQQVPFSRLLLEELINFAMLHEGSRHLDVVNDVVGTAITCGSDGSQGLSSKDREDLSKLYLKFVDYCGTIHDIRKAWNRHIKYFPRLIRSSTFLHKYPSNRLSNEPKKPRKKTPRLVSKQPSRVRSIEREEHKSLTSKSQPIDTPQPTVNQHKEKDNDIFLKKSTRFQQSEDDAAGELEGLKHQPRNLSQNDDLHVSQKDDQITTNPSVSDQNTVPVTESATKQHKADELEPEPEPETDPHQIPSRNTETCETNNMLTASEHVPNVQQPQNPATAAQSHVFTHNGQPVVQYPVQSNEQPGVVQNPQTYNQTWQYQYQNQQQWLQMQQYIQQQQQQQQQKQQQQQQFQPQQQYHQFYQQEQYQQYWLQVYQQQQQQQLQEYNMQMQQYQQLQQQMPKDLHQNHVQKLAVMSNLMQNISHDQQGQGTMAPNITMPYTQLNPANVALQPMAAPTLAPTNIVSSNQQRPSDSK